Proteins co-encoded in one Metabacillus sp. KUDC1714 genomic window:
- the tagU gene encoding polyisoprenyl-teichoic acid--peptidoglycan teichoic acid transferase TagU: protein MEEKENQDKRKKSKKRTFNIVISISLLLIIGVGIYGFSVYRSVANTLNRTHEPLKHEVSKNRNAKINFSKQDPISILLLGVDERDNDRGRSDSLILLTINPKDQSANMVSIPRDTRTEIAGQEKEDKINHAYSFGGIDATIETVENFIDIPVDFYIEVNMKSFEGIVDAVGGITVNNTLDFTYEGTHFSKGELQLNGEEALKYSRMRNEDPRGDFGRQDRQRQTIQAIINKGARVKTLANYSDVLEVIGENLRTNLTFNDMKDIQANYKEARHNIQQIQINGNGKEINGVYYYIVPQSERTELSTMLKQHLNVN from the coding sequence ATGGAAGAAAAAGAGAACCAAGATAAACGAAAGAAAAGCAAGAAACGAACGTTCAACATTGTCATTAGTATCAGTTTATTGCTCATTATCGGTGTAGGTATATATGGATTTTCAGTTTACAGATCAGTAGCAAATACCTTAAATCGTACTCACGAACCGCTAAAACATGAAGTTTCAAAAAACCGTAATGCAAAGATAAATTTCAGTAAGCAAGATCCTATTTCCATTTTATTACTGGGTGTGGATGAACGTGACAATGACCGCGGACGTTCAGATTCACTCATTTTATTGACAATAAATCCAAAAGATCAATCAGCAAATATGGTTAGCATACCACGTGATACACGTACCGAAATTGCTGGTCAGGAAAAGGAAGACAAAATTAACCACGCTTATTCATTTGGTGGAATAGACGCTACTATTGAAACAGTTGAAAATTTCATAGACATTCCAGTTGACTTCTATATTGAAGTCAATATGAAAAGCTTTGAGGGGATTGTAGACGCGGTAGGGGGCATAACAGTAAACAATACACTTGATTTCACCTATGAAGGTACACACTTTTCGAAGGGGGAGCTACAATTAAACGGTGAAGAAGCATTAAAATATTCTCGTATGAGAAATGAAGATCCTCGGGGTGACTTTGGACGTCAAGATCGACAACGCCAAACCATTCAGGCCATTATTAACAAAGGTGCTAGAGTAAAAACTCTTGCGAATTATAGTGATGTATTAGAAGTAATTGGTGAAAATCTAAGAACAAATTTAACATTTAATGACATGAAAGACATTCAGGCTAACTACAAAGAAGCCCGTCATAATATACAACAAATACAAATTAATGGTAATGGAAAAGAAATCAATGGCGTTTACTACTACATCGTACCTCAATCAGAGCGCACAGAACTTTCTACCATGTTGAAACAGCATTTAAATGTTAACTAA